In Argonema galeatum A003/A1, one genomic interval encodes:
- a CDS encoding WecB/TagA/CpsF family glycosyltransferase encodes MKKVNILNLPIDNFSKVELLEKLEVGGIVFTPNVDHLIKLQNDRDFYKAYDSATYRVCDSQIVLYAAKFLGTPLKEKISGSDLFPAFYNHCKNNESVKIFLLGAAEGVAKKGNKVKYP; translated from the coding sequence ATGAAAAAAGTAAACATTCTAAACTTACCGATTGACAATTTTTCAAAAGTGGAGCTATTAGAAAAGCTCGAAGTAGGTGGGATCGTGTTTACGCCCAATGTAGACCATCTCATCAAGTTGCAAAACGATCGAGACTTCTACAAAGCCTATGACAGTGCAACTTATAGAGTGTGCGATAGTCAAATAGTGCTGTACGCTGCTAAGTTTTTAGGTACACCACTAAAAGAAAAGATCTCTGGTTCCGATCTGTTTCCCGCCTTTTACAACCACTGCAAAAATAACGAAAGCGTTAAGATTTTTTTGCTAGGAGCAGCCGAAGGAGTAGCTAAAAAAGGCAATAAGGTTAAATACCCATAA